A genomic segment from Vicia villosa cultivar HV-30 ecotype Madison, WI unplaced genomic scaffold, Vvil1.0 ctg.000816F_1_1, whole genome shotgun sequence encodes:
- the LOC131631347 gene encoding gamma-glutamyl peptidase 5-like gives MEKNGNGVSGKRFGVLLCADDSDYVKKMYGGYFGVFVKMLEEDGEIWDVYKVARGEFPKEEELALYDGFVITGSCSDAHGNDTWVCKLLNLLKKLNNMNKKILGICFGHQILGRALGGKVTRSPTGWDLGVRKVTLSSSLPSSLSSLQLPSRLSIIECHRDEIRELPAKAEVIAKSDKTGIEMFRYGDHIMGIQGHPEYSKDILFNIIDRLIQRNFITENLAVKAKEKAGMWEPDREAWKKLCITFLKGRYCERNGVEKISIGGIL, from the exons ATGGAGAAAAATGGTAATGGTGTGAGTGGAAAGAGATTTGGGGTGTTGTTATGTGCTGATGATTCAGACTATGTGAAGAAAATGTACGgagggtattttggggttttcgtGAAGATGTTGGAGGAAGACGGTGAGATTTGGGACGTGTACAAGGTGGCGCGTGGAGAGTTTCCTAAGGAAGAAGAATTGGCTCTTTACGATGGTTTTGTTATCACTGGCAGTTGCAGTGATGCACATGGAAATGACACATGGGTCTGTAAACTCCTCAATCTGCTTAAGAAATTGAACAACATGAACAAAAAAATCCTCGGCATTTGCTTCGGTCATCAG ATACTTGGTCGTGCTTTGGGAGGAAAGGTGACTCGGTCACCAACTGGCTGGGACCTTGGTGTCCGAAAAGTAACACTGTCATCTTCATTGCCATCATCTTTGTCTTCTCTTCAACTTCCTTCAAGACTCTCCATTATTGAGTGTCACAGGGATGAG ATTCGAGAGCTACCTGCCAAGGCTGAAGTGATTGCTAAGTCAGACAAGACTGGAATTGAGATGTTTAGATATGGAGATCATATCATGGGAATTCAAGGGCACCCTGAGTATTCTAAAGACATTCTTTTCAATATTATCGACCGTCTTATTCAACGAAATTTCATCACG GAAAATTTGGCTGTGAAAGCAAAGGAAAAGGCTGGAATGTGGGAGCCAGATAGGGAGGCATGGAAGAAACTGTGCATTACTTTTCTTAAGGGTCGTTATTGTGAGAGAAATGGTGTAGAAAAAATCAGTATTGGTGGTATATTATGA